In Daucus carota subsp. sativus chromosome 4, DH1 v3.0, whole genome shotgun sequence, one DNA window encodes the following:
- the LOC108216180 gene encoding calvin cycle protein CP12-3, chloroplastic-like has protein sequence MSSISGLKVNINPLRNEVRGKRRTDQVAVKWRVRAMGGETGAKYRGTQMREKKLTEMIESKVMEAKEACDGDHDGSDECKVAWDEVEEVSQAKAHLRSKLERQEDPLESYCDGNPETDECVVFDD, from the coding sequence ATGTCTTCGATATCAGGTCTGAAAGTGAACATAAATCCGCTGAGAAATGAAGTCCGAGGAAAGAGGAGAACTGATCAGGTTGCGGTGAAGTGGAGAGTGAGAGCTATGGGAGGAGAGACGGGAGCTAAGTACAGGGGAACGCAGATGCGAGAGAAGAAGCTGACGGAGATGATCGAGAGCAAAGTGATGGAAGCCAAGGAGGCGTGCGATGGAGATCACGATGGATCGGATGAGTGTAAGGTTGCGTGGGATGAGGTCGAGGAGGTGAGTCAAGCAAAGGCTCATTTACGGTCTAAGCTGGAAAGACAGGAGGATCCGCTTGAGTCTTATTGTGATGGGAATCCTGAGACCGATGAGTGTGTTGTGTTTGATGATTGA
- the LOC108216001 gene encoding hydroxyacylglutathione hydrolase cytoplasmic isoform X1, with translation MKIIHVPCLEDNYSYLIIDEATKEAAAVDPVEPEKVLRVAQDHGVDLKLVLTTHHHWDHAGGNEKMKELVPGIKVYGGSVDNVKGCTDKVENGDKFSLSSDITVLSLHTPCHTKGHISYFVTGKDEENPAVFTGDTLFVAGCGKFFEGTAEQMHQSLCVTLSSLPKPTRVYCGHEYTVKNLQFAVTVEPDNAKIAEKLSWAQEQRQSGLPTIPSTIDEELETNPFMRASLPEVQEKVGCKSAVDAMREIRQRKDTWRGISSL, from the exons ATGAAAATCATACACGTCCCTTGCTTGGAAGACAACTACTCCTACTT AATAATCGATGAGGCAACCAAAGAAGCTGCAGCTGTAGATCCGGTTGAACCCGAAAAGGTTCTTCGGGTCGCCCAAGACCACGGTGTTGACCTCAAGCTAGTCCTCACTACTCACCACCACTG GGATCATGCTGGAGGCAATGAAAAGATGAAGGAGCTTGTTCCCGGTATTAAGGTTTATGGCGGTTCTGTTGATAATGTTAAGGGCTGTACTGATAAAGTGGAAAACGGCGACAAGTTTTCACTCAGTTCTGATATCACTGTACTCTCTCTGCATACCCCTTG CCATACAAAAGGTCATATAAGCTATTTTGTTACTGGAAAAGATGAAGAGAACCCTGCTGTTTTCACAGGAGACACATTG TTTGTTGCTGGTTGTGGCAAGTTCTTCGAGGGAACAGCCGAACAGATGCATCAGTCTCTATGTGTGACATTGAGTTCATTGCCAAAGCCTACTCGGGTTTACTGTGGCCATGAG TATACAGTAAAGAACTTGCAGTTTGCAGTGACTGTTGAACCAGACAATGCTAAAATAGCAGAAAAGCTATCATGGGCTCAGGAGCAGAGACAATCGGGGCTTCCTACTATTCCATCAACCATAGATGAAGAACTGGAGACTAATCCTTTTATGCGAGCCAGTTTACCTGAAGTTCAG GAGAAAGTTGGTTGTAAATCTGCTGTTGATGCTATGCGGGAGATTAGGCAACGCAAAGATACCTGGAGAGG GATATCCTCTCTTTGA
- the LOC108215520 gene encoding cytochrome P450 714A1 produces MKAPLSIISLPLLFILLHLVILPQASVTLLKSYTTWCFLVVVVCFTFLNNNIWLKSLRLRWKLKRQGIKGPHPSLLYGNVPEMQRIQSSTKSISSSSVDFIAHDYTSTLFPYFEQWRKLYGPVYTYSTGDKQHLYVNHPELVKEMNQCITFGLGKPSYITKRLEPLLGNGILRSNGHFWAQQRKIVAPEFFMDKVKGMVGLMVESAEPLLKRWEACIEAQGGSMTEVRVEEDLRSVSADVISRTCFGSSYVKGKQIFSKLRTLQETISTGSVLFGLPTFGFLATRQQKEIRGLEKEVESLIWEVVKERQKECIDASSSSERDLLQLILEEAINDVCVGKESSKQFIVDNCKNIYFAGHESTATAASWCLMLLALHPEWQARIREETLQICPDSVLDSDSISKMKTVTMVIQEVMRLYPPAAFVSREALEETQIGRITVPKGVCIWTLIPTLHRDSDIWGADANEFKPERFSSGVSNACKVPQAYIPFGLGPRLCLGKNFAMVQLKVVIALIISRFTFSLAPSYKHSPAYRMIVEPGQGVSIVIQRSKLA; encoded by the exons ATGAAAGCTCCTCTCTCCATTATCTCTCTCCCCCTGCTTTTTATTCTTCTTCACCTTGTTATTCTTCCCCAAGCTTCTGTCACCCTTTTGAAAAGTTATACCACCTGGTGCTTTCTAGTAGTTGTTGTTTGTTTTACATTCTTGAACAACAACATATGGCTCAAGTCACTAAGGCTTAGATGGAAGCTTAAAAGGCAAGGCATCAAAGGGCCTCACCCTTCTTTACTCTATGGAAATGTCCCTGAGATGCAGAGGATTCAGTCTTCTACTAAGTCCATCTCTTCCTCTTCTGTTGATTTCATAGCCCATGATTATACTTCTACTCTCTTTCCTTACTTTGAACAATGGAGAAAACTCTATG GTCCAGTTTATACTTATTCAACTGGGGACAAGCAACATTTGTATGTGAATCATCCGGAACTAGTGAAGGAAATGAACCAGTGCATCACTTTCGGATTAGGGAAGCCTTCGTATATAACGAAGAGGCTGGAGCCTTTACTTGGGAATGGCATTTTGAGGTCTAATGGTCATTTCTGGGCTCAGCAGAGGAAAATCGTGGCCCCGGAGTTTTTTATGGACAAGGTCAAG GGAATGGTTGGTCTGATGGTGGAGTCAGCAGAGCCACTACTGAAGAGATGGGAGGCCTGCATTGAAGCACAAGGGGGAAGTATGACAGAAGTAAGAGTCGAAGAGGATTTAAGAAGCGTCTCTGCTGATGTTATCTCGAGAACATGCTTTGGCAGCAGCTATGTCAAAGGCAAGCAGATCTTCTCCAAGCTCAGAACTCTTCAAGAGACCATATCTACTGGCAGCGTTCTTTTTGGCCTCCCAACATTCGG ATTTCTGGCAACTAGGCAGCAAAAGGAGATAAGGGGTTTAGAAAAGGAGGTGGAGTCATTGATCTGGGAAGTTGTAAAAGAACGCCAAAAGGAATGTATAGATGCCTCGTCATCATCCGAGAGGGATCTGCTGCAGCTGATACTAGAAGAGGCCATTAATGATGTTTGTGTGGGCAAGGAGTCATCCAAGCAATTTATTGTTGATAATTGCAAGAACATTTATTTTGCAGGGCATGAGTCCACTGCTACAGCTGCTTCGTGGTGCTTGATGCTTCTTGCTTTACATCCTGAATGGCAAGCTCGTATACGTGAGGAAACTCTTCAAATCTGCCCTGACAGCGTTCTAGATTCAGACTCAATTTCCAAAATGAAAACG GTAACTATGGTGATTCAAGAAGTGATGCGTTTGTATCCGCCAGCAGCATTTGTGTCAAGGGAAGCACTAGAAGAGACTCAAATAGGCCGAATCACGGTCCCAAAAGGCGTATGCATATGGACATTGATCCCCACATTGCATCGCGATTCAGACATATGGGGAGCAGATGCCAACGAGTTCAAGCCTGAGAGGTTTTCGTCAGGTGTGTCGAATGCCTGCAAAGTTCCACAGGCATATATTCCATTCGGCTTAGGGCCTAGGCTGTGTTTAGGTAAAAACTTTGCAATGGTTCAGTTGAAAGTTGTGATTGCACTTATCATATCCAGGTTCACATTTTCACTGGCTCCCAGTTACAAGCATTCCCCTGCTTATAGAATGATTGTAGAGCCTGGACAAGGTGTGTCCATTGTCATTCAGAGATCTAAGCTGGCCTAA
- the LOC108216001 gene encoding hydroxyacylglutathione hydrolase cytoplasmic isoform X2: MKIIHVPCLEDNYSYLIIDEATKEAAAVDPVEPEKVLRVAQDHGVDLKLVLTTHHHWDHAGGNEKMKELVPGIKVYGGSVDNVKGCTDKVENGDKFSLSSDITVLSLHTPCHTKGHISYFVTGKDEENPAVFTGDTLFVAGCGKFFEGTAEQMHQSLCVTLSSLPKPTRVYCGHEYTVKNLQFAVTVEPDNAKIAEKLSWAQEQRQSGLPTIPSTIDEELETNPFMRASLPEVQEKVGCKSAVDAMREIRQRKDTWRG, encoded by the exons ATGAAAATCATACACGTCCCTTGCTTGGAAGACAACTACTCCTACTT AATAATCGATGAGGCAACCAAAGAAGCTGCAGCTGTAGATCCGGTTGAACCCGAAAAGGTTCTTCGGGTCGCCCAAGACCACGGTGTTGACCTCAAGCTAGTCCTCACTACTCACCACCACTG GGATCATGCTGGAGGCAATGAAAAGATGAAGGAGCTTGTTCCCGGTATTAAGGTTTATGGCGGTTCTGTTGATAATGTTAAGGGCTGTACTGATAAAGTGGAAAACGGCGACAAGTTTTCACTCAGTTCTGATATCACTGTACTCTCTCTGCATACCCCTTG CCATACAAAAGGTCATATAAGCTATTTTGTTACTGGAAAAGATGAAGAGAACCCTGCTGTTTTCACAGGAGACACATTG TTTGTTGCTGGTTGTGGCAAGTTCTTCGAGGGAACAGCCGAACAGATGCATCAGTCTCTATGTGTGACATTGAGTTCATTGCCAAAGCCTACTCGGGTTTACTGTGGCCATGAG TATACAGTAAAGAACTTGCAGTTTGCAGTGACTGTTGAACCAGACAATGCTAAAATAGCAGAAAAGCTATCATGGGCTCAGGAGCAGAGACAATCGGGGCTTCCTACTATTCCATCAACCATAGATGAAGAACTGGAGACTAATCCTTTTATGCGAGCCAGTTTACCTGAAGTTCAG GAGAAAGTTGGTTGTAAATCTGCTGTTGATGCTATGCGGGAGATTAGGCAACGCAAAGATACCTGGAGAGGGTAA
- the LOC108216179 gene encoding methylesterase 17, translated as MKAAAAMKPHFVLIHGISGGAWCWYKIKSLLENSGYRVSCIDLKCSGIDPSDANKILCFDDYNKPLMDFMAALPENDQVILVGHSAGGLSVTAATHKFAEKISLAVYVAATMLQHGYMTPQDLKDGVPDLSDFGDAFDLEFESGKDQPPTSALLKKELQRKIAHHMSPDEDSTLAAMLSRPGPIQALLSAKFAEEDEHVTCEVPRIYIKTTYDRVIKPEQQDAMIKRWPPSEVYALESDHSPFFSTPFPLFDLLVKATTSPAAAM; from the exons ATGAAAGCAGCAGCAGCAATGAAGCCACACTTTGTGCTGATACATGGAATAAGCGGAGGAGCTTGGTGCTGGTACAAAATCAAATCTCTCCTGGAAAATTCCGGCTACAGAGTCTCCTGCATCGACCTCAAATGCTCAGGGATCGATCCTTCCGACGCCAACAAAATCCTCTGTTTCGATGACTACAACAAGCCCCTCATGGACTTCATGGCTGCCTTGCCCGAAAACGATCAG GTTATATTGGTAGGACACAGTGCTGGAGGGCTGAGCGTGACTGCAGCAACTCACAAGTTCGCGGAGAAAATTAGTCTGGCTGTTTATGTGGCAGCGACGATGCTGCAACATGGCTACATGACTCCTCAGGATCTTAAAGAT GGAGTACCGGACTTATCAGATTTTGGCGATGCATTTGACCTTGAATTCGAGTCAGGGAAGGATCAACCCCCTACGAGTGCTTTGCTGAAGAAAGAACTACAACGCAAAATTGCTCATCATATGAGTCCTGATGAG GACTCGACATTAGCTGCAATGCTATCTAGACCAGGACCGATTCAAGCATTACTATCTGCAAAATTTGCGGAGGAAGATGAGCATGTGACATGTGAAGTACCTCGTATCTACATCAAAACAACATATGATAGAGTTATTAAACCGGAACAACAAGATGCAATGATCAAGCGGTGGCCACCATCAGAGGTCTATGCATTGGAGAGTGATCACAGTCCCTTCTTCTCCACCCCGTTTCCGCTATTTGATTTGCTTGTCAAGGCTACAACATCTCCTGCTGCTGCTATGTAA
- the LOC108215721 gene encoding uncharacterized protein LOC108215721: MEESSSSSSPSSSQSTNTYTNPNPNPNNSNSSPPPPTQNTNSTRSRRSRYSTLLSTFRFLQAPLSTILSHYFPATALNPNPSHADAAEVSIRIVPGQERNQADHELGLAHSSGSAEIDSLQDDRSYVSGSAASGNGNADSNSVPAGAAAPRTPNQQRYDLQHAARLIEQIIPFSLLLMLVFIRQHLQGFFVTIYITAFLFKSNDILKKQTALKGERKLAVLMGYFLVFTLHVIGIYWWYRNDDISYPLIMVPPKEIPPFWHALFTILVNDTMVRQAAMAFKLILLMYYRNGKGHNFRRQGQLLTLVEYTLLLYRALLPAPVWYRFFLNKDYGSLFSSLTTGLYLTFKLTTVVEKVRSFFSAFKALSRKEMHYGSYATLEQVNDAGNLCAICQEKMHVPVQLCCKHVFCEDCVSEWFERERTCPLCRALVRAADMWSYGDGSTSLFFQLY; this comes from the exons ATGGAagaatcatcatcttcatcatccccCTCATCATCACAATCCACAAACACATAtacaaaccctaaccctaaccctaacaaCAGTAACAGCTCACCTCCTCCTCCTACACAGAACACCAATTCAACAAGAAGCAGAAGAAGCAGATACTCAACACTTCTCTCCACGTTTCGCTTCTTACAAGCACCTCTCTCCACTATTCTCTCCCATTACTTCCCTGCCACTGcgctaaaccctaaccctagccACGCCGACGCTGCGGAGGTTTCTATCCGTATTGTCCCCGGTCAAGAACGGAACCAAGCTGATCATGAATTAGGGCTCGCTCATTCGTCCGGTAGCGCCGAGATTGATTCTCTCCAGGATGATCGCAGTTATGTTTCTGGTAGCGCAGCTAGTGGTAATGGAAATGCTGATTCCAATTCTGTTCCGGCTGGTGCTGCGGCTCCGCGTACTCCGAATCAACAGCGGTATGATTTACAGCACGCGGCGAGGCTGATCGAGCAGATTATTCCGTTTTCTTTGCTCTTGATGCTCGTTTTTATTCGACAGCACTTGCAAG GATTCTTTGTCACAATATACATAACTGCTTTCCTGTTCAAGTCAAATGATATTCTTAAGAAGCAGACTGCTTTAAAG GGGGAAAGGAAACTGGCAGTTCTAATGGgatattttttggtttttacGCTTCATGTGATTGGAATCTATTGGTGGTACCGTAATGATGATATTTCCTACCCATTAATCATGGTTCCTCCAAAAGAAATACCTCCATTTTGGCATGCTCTATTCACTATTTTAGTCAATG ATACGATGGTGCGGCAAGCAGCAATGGCTTTCAAATTGATCCTGCTAATGTATTACAGAAATGGCAAGGGTCATAACTTTCGTAGACAG gGCCAACTGCTGACTCTAGTTGAATACACGTTGTTATTATATCGTGCACTGTTGCCGGCACCTGTTTGGTATCGTTTTTTTCTGAACAAAGATTATGGAAGCCTCTTCTCATCACTGACTACGGGGCTGTACTTAACATTCAAGCTAACTACCGTTGTTGAAAAG GTACGATCCTTCTTCTCTGCCTTTAAGGCCTTGTCACGAAAGGAAATGCACTACGGTTCTTATGCCACGCTGGAGCAG GTAAATGATGCAGGAAACTTATGTGCTATATGCCAGGAGAAGATGCATGTTCCAGTTCAGTTATGTTGTAAACACGTGTTTTGTGAAGACTGCGTTTCAGAATG GTTTGAGAGAGAAAGGACTTGCCCTTTATGCAGGGCTTTGGTTCGGGCAGCTGATATGTGGTCGTATGGTGATGGTTCAACAAGTTTGTTTTTCCAGTTATACTAG
- the LOC108216178 gene encoding low affinity inorganic phosphate transporter 8 codes for MADDTRAVFSALDNAKTQLYHFKAIVIAGMGFFTDAYDLFCISAVTKLIGRLYYYDPSNHVLGKPPSPGTLPPNINNAITGVALCGTLAGQLFFGWLGDKLGRKKVYGITLVTMVGCALASGLSFGSSAQSVITTLCFFRFWLGFGIGGDYPLSAVIMSEYANQKTRGAFIAAVFAMQGFGILVAGAVSMIVSKAFLVAFPADNFQTNHVLSTQPQGDFVWRIVLMFGAVPAALTYYWRLKMPETARYTALVAGNHKKAAADMAKVLETEMPSEPSHYTNPVKLPKSKYGLFSNEFVKRHGIHLFGTSITWLLLDIAFYSLQLTQKDVYPAIGLIPKPSHMNAIEEVFKLSKAMFLVALFATVPGYWFTVFLIDKVGRFIIQLGGFLLMSIFMAVVGFKYEEFRGHLCTGDSNKQYCDGKPVLFAVFYGLTFFFTNFGPNSTTFVVPAELFPARFRSTCHGISAASGKAGAIIGAFIVQSYTQKTEGIKRAIIALSVVNLLGFCFTFLVPETNGRSLEEISGEDKDMDSGGGDDANGKEKAQTNTNLEVLPASDIV; via the coding sequence ATGGCTGATGATACACGGGCAGTGTTCTCAGCTCTTGACAATGCAAAAACTCAGCTCTACCATTTCAAGGCTATTGTCATTGCTGGCATGGGCTTCTTTACTGATGCATATGATCTTTTTTGTATTAGTGCAGTTACAAAGCTGATAGGCCGTCTTTATTACTATGATCCATCAAACCATGTTCTTGGAAAACCCCCAAGCCCCGGAACTCTTCCGCCAAATATCAATAATGCTATTACTGGAGTTGCCTTGTGTGGAACTCTAGCAGGACAACTCTTCTTTGGCTGGCTCGGAGACAAACTAGGAAGGAAGAAGGTTTATGGAATCACTTTGGTTACAATGGTGGGCTGTGCACTTGCTTCGGGTCTTTCCTTTGGGTCTTCAGCGCAGAGTGTAATCACAACACTTTGTTTCTTTAGGTTCTGGCTAGGCTTTGGCATTGGAGGTGACTACCCTTTATCAGCTGTGATCATGTCAGAATATGCTAATCAAAAAACCCGTGGGGCGTTTATTGCTGCCGTGTTTGCAATGCAAGGATTTGGAATTTTGGTAGCTGGAGCAGTGTCCATGATCGTTTCCAAGGCCTTTTTGGTTGCATTCCCAGCTGATAATTTTCAAACCAACCATGTATTGTCCACTCAGCCACAAGGGGACTTTGTGTGGCGGATTGTTCTAATGTTTGGTGCTGTTCCAGCTGCTCTTACATACTACTGGCGGTtgaaaatgcctgaaactgcaAGATACACTGCATTAGTTGCTGGAAACCACAAAAAGGCCGCTGCAGATATGGCTAAGGTTCTTGAAACAGAAATGCCTTCTGAACCATCACACTATACTAATCCAGTAAAATTGCCCAAATCTAAGTATGGATTATTCTCTAATGAATTTGTTAAAAGGCATGGAATTCATCTGTTTGGGACTTCAATCACCTGGCTATTGTTAGACATTGCATTCTACAGTCTGCAGCTTACTCAGAAGGATGTTTATCCTGCAATTGGACTCATCCCAAAGCCCTCACACATGAATGCTATAGAGGAAGTTTTTAAACTTTCTAAGGCGATGTTCTTGGTTGCCCTCTTTGCAACAGTGCCAGGTTACTGGTTTACAGTGTTCCTCATTGATAAGGTGGGTAGATTCATTATTCAGCTTGGAGGGTTCTTGCTAATGTCCATTTTCATGGCAGTTGTTGGATTTAAATATGAAGAGTTTAGAGGACACTTGTGTACAGGAGATTCGAATAAACAATACTGTGATGGTAAGCCTGTACTCTTTGCTGTCTTTTATGGACTGACCTTCTTTTTTACAAACTTTGGACCCAACAGCACAACCTTTGTTGTCCCTGCTGAGCTTTTCCCTGCAAGATTCCGATCAACCTGCCATGGAATATCAGCAGCATCAGGAAAAGCTGGTGCTATAATTGGAGCATTTATAGTGCAGAGTTATACTCAGAAAACAGAAGGGATCAAGAGAGCAATCATAGCACTCTCTGTCGTAAATCTGCTCGGCTTCTGTTTCACTTTCTTGGTCCCAGAAACTAATGGCCGCTCACTCGAGGAAATATCTGGGGAGGACAAGGACATGGATAGTGGGGGTGGTGATGATGCCAATGGAAAAGAGAAGGCGCAAACAAATACCAATCTTGAGGTGTTGCCAGCAAGTGATATTGTGTAA
- the LOC108215708 gene encoding uncharacterized protein LOC108215708, with the protein MEALLCRNLGDPTVVPDSTATSALTIDKSHPIPQLNSPTGVRVRVKATSLNFANFLQIQGKYQEKYPLPFIPGSDFSGVVDSVGPQVTAFSVGDHVCGFISLGSFAQFVVIDQADLFRVPDGCDLVAAGGLPVAYGTSHVALDHRAHLSPGQVLLVLGAAGGVGIAAVQIGKVCGATVIAVARGDEKVCLLKSMGVDHVVDLSTGNITESVKGFLKAKKLRGVDVLYDPVGGKVTKESLKLLNWGAQILIIGFASGEVPVIPANIALVKNWTIHGLYWGSHKLNKPGVLEDSLNELLSWLAKGLITINVSHTFSLSQANLAFAAIRDRKVIGKVMIVFDDPKNVKSKL; encoded by the exons ATGGAAGCTCTTCTCTGCAGAAACCTAGGAGACCCAACTGTAGTTCCCGACTCAACTGCCACCTCAGCACTCACAATCGACAAGTCTCATCCCATCCCACAACTAAACTCACCGACTGGTGTCAGAGTCAGAGTCAAAGCCACCAGTTTGAATTTCGCTAATTTTTTACAGATTCAAGGCAAGTATCAAGAGAAATACCCTTTGCCCTTCATTCCAGGCTCCGATTTCTCCGGTGTTGTCGATTCCGTGGGACCCCAAGTCACTGCTTTTAGTGTTGGTGATCATGTTTGTGGGTTTATCTCCCTTGGGTCTTTTGCGCAATTCGTTGTTATTGATCAGGCTGATTT GTTTCGGGTACCTGATGGATGCGATCTAGTTGCTGCTGGTGGACTTCCTGTTGCATATGGAACATCTCATGTAGCACTAGATCATAGAGCTCACTTGAGTCCTGGTCAG GTGTTGCTCGTTCTCGGTGCAGCAGGAGGTGTTGGGATTGCTGCTGTACAAATTGGGAAGGTCTGTGGAGCCACTGTTATTGCAGTAGCCAG GGGTGATGAAAAGGTGTGTCTTTTGAAGTCTATGGGGGTCGATCATGTTGTTGACTTGAGCACAGGAAACATAACTGAAAGTGTCAAGGGATTCCTGAAGGCAAAAAAACTCCGAGGGGTTGATGTTTTGTATGATCCAGTAGGAGGCAAGGTGACAAAAGAGTCATTGAAGCTTTTAAACTGGGGAGCACAAATCTTGATCATCGGGTTTGCAAGTGGAGAGGTTCCAGTCATTCCTGCAAATATTGCTCTTGTAAAG AATTGGACAATTCATGGGCTTTACTGGGGAAGTCATAAATTAAACAAACCCGGAGTTCTTGAAGATTCGTTGAATGAACTGCTCTCCTGGCTGGCAAAGGGTTTAATTACCATTAATGTGTCTCATACTTTCAGCCTGTCACAG GCcaaccttgcatttgctgcTATTAGGGATAGAAAGGTGATCGGAAAGGTGATGATTGTTTTTGATGATCCAAAAAATGTCAAGTCTAAGCTTTAA